The following proteins are encoded in a genomic region of Choloepus didactylus isolate mChoDid1 chromosome Y, mChoDid1.pri, whole genome shotgun sequence:
- the LOC119524298 gene encoding ras-related protein Rab-7a-like: MQLWDTADMERFWSLGMALYQGAHCCVLVFDVTAAASFQAVAAWRAEFLLLADPPDPKRLPFVLLVNKTDLPGRQVCPQEAEEWCARTQAQYFETSAKDGTGVALAFRSAMKAALWQVSRSQGWGRSAHLAEP, from the exons ATGCAGCTCTGGGATACGGCGGACATGGAGAGGTTCTGGTCCCTGGGGATGGCGCTGTACCAGGGTGCGCACTGCTGCGTGCTGGTCTTTGATGTCACGGCTGCTGCCTCCTTCCAGGCTGTGGCCGCTTGGCGGGCAGAGTTCCTGCTGCTGGCCGACCCTCCCGACCCCAAACGGCTCCCCTTCGTGCTGCTTGTGAACAAGACCGACCTACCAGGCCGGCAG GTCTGCCCCCAGGAGGCCGAGGAGTGGTGTGCTCGGACTCAAGCCCAGTATTTTGAAACCAGTGCCAAGGACGGGACTGGGGTGGCCCTTGCCTTCAGGAGTGCCATGAAAGCCGCCCTGTGGCAGGTGAGCAGGAGCCAGGGATGGGGGCGCTCAGCCCACCTAGCAGAGCCGTAG